The following coding sequences are from one Musa acuminata AAA Group cultivar baxijiao chromosome BXJ2-4, Cavendish_Baxijiao_AAA, whole genome shotgun sequence window:
- the LOC135610496 gene encoding uncharacterized protein LOC135610496, which translates to MKKLRNGKGRRIHPTPPPGTAPRDHLAAIPAALLALVAALTAEEKEVLAYLLSGGGGHERGSERRRRLRPHPPELGCECFCCYKSFWARWDASPNRHVIHRIIDAVEESLESRERERGGGGRRRKRNGRRGRKIANSAAVAEEEDDSSRVEPKGFLASEGEHSGDDDDGSVDDDDKEGDVDDEEEEEEGTNGVSNPNGNGGKSSVRRFMSFIGARVWGVWN; encoded by the coding sequence ATGAAGAAGCTCAGAAACGGGAAAGGACGGAGGATCCACCCGACCCCACCGCCGGGAACGGCGCCGCGGGACCACCTGGCGGCGATCCCTGCGGCGTTGTTGGCCCTGGTGGCGGCGCTGACGGCCGAGGAGAAAGAGGTTCTGGCGTACTTGCTCTCAGGCGGCGGTGGCCATGAGAGGGGcagcgagcggcggcggcggctacgGCCGCACCCCCCGGAGCTGGGCTGCGAGTGTTTCTGTTGCTACAAGAGCTTCTGGGCGCGGTGGGACGCGTCGCCGAACCGGCACGTCATCCACCGCATCATCGACGCCGTGGAGGAGAGCTTGGAGTCCAGGGAGCGCGAGCGCGGGGGTGGTGGCCGCCGCCGGAAGCGCAACGGCCGTCGTGGGAGGAAAATCGCCAACTCGGCAGctgtggcggaggaggaggacgataGCTCGAGGGTGGAGCCGAAGGGGTTCCTGGCGTCGGAGGGTGAGCACTCgggggatgatgatgatggtagCGTCGACGACGATGATAAAGAAGGGGACGTcgatgacgaggaggaggaggaagagggcacGAATGGTGTCAGCAACCCCAACGGCAATGGAGGCAAGAGCTCCGTGAGGAGATTCATGAGTTTTATCGGGGCAAGAGTTTGGGGAGTTTGGAATTGA